A region of Anoplopoma fimbria isolate UVic2021 breed Golden Eagle Sablefish chromosome 24, Afim_UVic_2022, whole genome shotgun sequence DNA encodes the following proteins:
- the LOC129113252 gene encoding cornifelin homolog B-like: MCFRGLRMSLVVWDQPQALGVYCEEDEWTSGICDCCLDMKDCCLAFWCCPCFACRTSRRLGQCLCLPLLDVCGCVRPITMSMRVSIRQRYGIRGSLCRDCLCSSFCPSCVWCQITREIKDRQLPTTLGDIIHR, translated from the exons atgtgtttcAGAGGACTGAGGATGAGTCTGGTGGTCTGGGATCAGCCTCAGGCTCTGGGTGTTTACTGTGAGGAGGACGAGTGGACGTCTGGGATCTGTGACTGCTGCCTCGACATGAAAGACT gctgtcTGGCGTTCTGGTGCTGTCCCTGCTTTGCCTGTAGGACCAGTAGACGGTTGGGTcagtgtctctgtctccctttgCTGGACGTCTGCGGCTGCGTCCGTCCAATCACCATGTCCATGAGAGTCTCCATCCGCCAACGCTACGGCATCAGA ggCAGTCTGTGCAGAGACTGTTTGTGCTCgtccttctgtccttcctgtgtTTGGTGTCAGATCACCAGAGAGATAAAGGACAGGCAACTTCCCACCACACTGGGTGACATCATCCACCGCTGA